One stretch of Hevea brasiliensis isolate MT/VB/25A 57/8 chromosome 12, ASM3005281v1, whole genome shotgun sequence DNA includes these proteins:
- the LOC110669773 gene encoding uncharacterized protein LOC110669773: protein MASSLFTSSPKFQIILFKNQPGQLHRWQFLRAHSHRSPTPFMKITNSQFGKTNKVNLQFSIAKERLWVATPDPVKEFPWRKAGDVLLKRLLFIGQAALKWSLITIFIFSSVSDVIFSISRNQELMIPVGLLIGCLITDYLKEILQEMLQASEDKGLNILLVSISCFFVLVKVISAYFAARTQVFLLHVANGGLLQVLWLWRQLLKENDDRNKENFFTGDQDSSLAAGAKE, encoded by the exons ATGGCGTCTTCTCTATTTACTTCGTCTCCAAAATTTCAG ATTATCCTGTTCAAAAACCAACCTGGTCAACTCCATAGATGGCAATTTTTACGTGCACATTCCCACCGCTCTCCCACACCCTTCATGAAAATAACAAATTCCCAGTTTGGCAAAACCAACAAGGTCAATTTGCAATTTAGTATTGCCAAGGAGAGGTTGTGGGTGGCTACCCCTGACCCTGTAAAAGAGTTTCCTTGGAGAAAGGCAGGGGATGTGCTGCTAAAGCGATTACTGTTTATTGGACAGGCAGCACTGAAATGGTCCCTCATAACAATCTTCATTTTTAGCTCTGTATCAGATGTCATATTTTCCATCTCTAGAAACCAGGAGTTGATGATTCCTGTTGGTCTTCTTATTGGCTGTTTGATAACTGATTATTTGAAAGAAATACTGCAGGAAATGTTACAGGCCAGTGAG GATAAGGGATTGAACATACTCCTTGTGAGTATCAGTTGCTTCTTTGTTCTTGTTAAGGTCATCTCTGCATATTTTGCAGCACGCACACAAGTGTTTCTTTTGCATGTTGCAAATGGCGGGTTGCTGCAAGTTTTATGGTTGTGGAGACAGCTATTGAAAGAAAATGATGATAGAAACAAAGAGAATTTCTTCACAGGTGACCAAGATTCCTCATTAGCAGCTGGTGCTAAGGAATAA